From Methylovorus glucosotrophus:
AATTGCCGACATGGCCCCAAATATATCCGGTATAAGTTCTGTCGATCAGGCGAATGCGGCTTATTTGACGGAACTTGCTCTGGAATTCAGCCTGAAATGGCTGAAACCGGGGGGTAATTTTCTGGTCAAAGTTTTCATCGGTTCGGGGTTTGACGAGATCATGAAAACCATGCGACTCGGTTTCGATAAGGTGGTGACCCGAAAACCAAAGGCCTCTCGTGATCGTAGCAGTGAAGTCTATTTGCTCGGATTGAAGCGCAAAGCCGATTGATTGGCGCCTGCGCAAGCGATCAAAATAGGTTTAGAATGAAGTTTGCTGCCTTTATTAGTTAAGGATGTGATTTTGAACAACATCGTCAAGAATATTGCAATTTGGGTGATTGTCGCCCTGGTGCTCATGACTGTCTTCAACCAGTTTGGCTCCAAGACCACTGCAGACAGTCAGGTTGTCTACTCGCAATTCATCGACCAGGTTAAACAGGGCCAGATTGCCAAAGTGACGATTGAAGGCCGCGTATTGCGCGGTGTCACCAACGAAGGCCGCAAATTCAATACTTATGCGCCTTCTGATCCATGGCTGGTGTCCGATCTGCTGAAGAATAACGTCACGGTTGAAGCCAAGCCGGATGAAGAGCCATCGTTGCTCATGAATATTTTCGTGTCATGGTTCCCCATGCTGCTGCTGATTGGCGTCTGGGTGTTCTTCATGCGCCAGATGCAAGGCGGCGGCAAAGGCGGTGCTTTCTCTTTCGGCAAGAGCAAGGCGCGCCAGCTGGATGAAGCCTCCAACCAGACCACCTTCGCCGATGTTGCAGGTTGCGATGAAGCCAAGGAAGAGGTTTCCGAGCTGGTTGAGTTCCTGCGTGATCCTACCAAGTTCCAGAAACTGGGTGGCCGTATTCCCCGTGGCGTATTGATGGTGGGCCCTCCTGGTACTGGTAAAACCTTGCTGGCCAAGGCGATTGCCGGTGAAGCCAAAGTACCATTCTTCACCATCTCCGGTTCTGATTTCGTTGAAATGTTTGTCGGTGTAGGTGCGGCACGTGTGCGTGATATGTTTGAGCAAGCCAAGAAAGCTGCTCCCTGCATCATCTTTATTGATGAAATTGATGCCGTAGGTCGTCATCGTGGCGCCGGTACCGGCGGTGGTAACGATGAGCGCGAGCAGACACTTAACCAGATGCTGGTCGAGATGGACGGCTTTGAGCCTAACTCGGGCGTGATCGTGATTGCCGCGACCAACCGTGCGGACGTGCTGGACAAGGCATTGCTGCGTCCAGGCCGCTTTGACCGTCAGGTTATGGTGGGTCTGCCGGATATTCGTGGTCGCGAGCAGATCCTGCTGGTGCATATGCGCAAGGTGCCGATTGATGCGGATGTAAAGGCCGATATCATTGCCCGTGGTACACCTGGTTTCTCCGGTGCGGATCTTGCAAATCTGGTGAATGAAGCTGCCTTGTTTGCCGCTCGCCGTAACAAGCGCACGGTAGATATGCAGGACTTTGAAGATGCCAAGGACAAGATTTTCATGGGTCCCGAACGCAAGTCCATGGTCATGCGTGAAGAAGAGCGTCGCAACACCGCTTATCACGAGTCCGGCCATGCGGTGGTAGCCAAGTTGCTGCCCAAGGCTGACCCCGTGCACAAAGTCACCATCATGCCGCGTGGCTGGGCGCTGGGTTTGACCTGGCAGCTGCCAGAGCATGACCGCATCAGCAACTACAAGGACAAGATGCTGGAAGAAATTTCCATCCTGTTTGGTGGCCGTATTGCAGAAGAAATTTTCATGCATCAGATGTCCACTGGTGCGTCGAATGACTTTGAGCGTGCCACCAAGATGGCCCGTGACATGGTGACGCGCTTCGGTATGTCCGATACCCTGGGCACCATGGTGTACGTGGATAACGATCAGGATTCCATGTTTGGCCGCATGTCCGCGAAAACGGTTTCTGAAGCCACGCAACAAAAGGTGGATGCTGAAATCCGTCGTATTCTGGACGAGCAATATGCGGTTGCACGCAAGCTTCTGGAAGACAATCGCGACAAGGTGGAAGCCATGACAGCCGCGTTGCTGGAGTGGGAAACCATTGATGCCGAGCAGATCAACGACATCATGGCAGGCAATGCCCCACGTCCACCCAAGGTATTGCCGACGGTGAACCGCCATACCGCCAGTGATACTGGCAGCTCTGGCCCAACGGCAACACCTGCACCACAGCCTGCGGCCAAGTCCGAATAGTTTTCCTTCACTGTCAAAGCCATATTCTTCGCAAGTGGAATATGGCTTTCTTACTTTTTAGCTTATGAAATTTATCTGTGGTCGTTATCAGCTTGATCTTTCGCGCCCTCATGTCATGGGCATCGTCAATGTCACGCCTGACTCTTTTTCGGATGGTGGCAAATACTCCTCTACCGAGCTCGCGGTAGCGCATGCCATTGAACTGGTAGAGCAGGGGGCAGACATCCTTGATATAGGCGGCGAATCCACCCGCCCGGGGGCAACACCAGTCTCGCTGGAGGATGAACTGCAACGCGTCTTGCCGGTGATCGAGCAATTGGCAAAGCGCGTGGATGTGCCGCTTTCGATTGATACCTACAAGCCGGAAGTCATGCGGGTCGCTATCGCCGCCGGGGCTGATATCGTGAATGATGTCAGGGCCTTGCAGGAGCCACATGCGCTCGAGATTGTGGCGGCAAGCAATGTTGGCGTTTGCCTCATGCATATGCAAGGCACGCCGCAGACCATGCAACTGGAACCGCAATATGATGATGTGGTGACCGAGGTTGCCGGTTTTCTGCAAAGCCGCTTGCAGGCGGCTCAGGCAGCCGGGATAGCCGCAGAGCGCATCACGCTGGATCCGGGCTTTGGTTTCGGCAAGCGTACTGTGCATAATATTGCCTTGCTGCAGCAATTACCGGTATTGCAGGCGCTGGGCTATCCTTTGCTGGTTGGGCTTTCGCGCAAATCTGTGCTGGGCAAAATTACAGGTGAGGATGTCGACTCCCGCCTGTATGCCAGTCTCGCTGCCTCCGTGATTGCCACCATGAAAGGGGCTGCCATTGTGCGGGTGCATGATGTCAAAGCCACCGCGGAAGCGCTGAAAGTGGTGGCAGCCGTCCGCTAGACTGATGCCCTGGATCATGTTTCAGCTGTGGCTGACAGGTATTAGCTGCAAAGCATGCTTCACGATGACGTTTTACATGCGTCAGGTTTTTTGAAAGTTTAGGGAATGACAAGAAAATATTTTGGTACCGATGGCATACGTGGTCGTGTAGGGGATGCCCCCATCACGCCAGATTTTGTCATGCGATTGGGCTATGCCGCTGGACGGGTGCTGACTGGCCTCGATAGTCACCTGGCAAAGGATGCACATCCGACCGTATTGATCGGTAAAGATACGCGGATTTCCGGTTACATGCTGGAGTCCGCCTTGCAGGCGGGGTTGTCTGCTGCGGGCGTGGATGTATTGCTGACTGGCCCCATGCCAACGCCAGCTGTGGCGTATCTGACCCGTGCCTTGCGCGCGCAGGCGGGCATTGTGATCTCGGCCTCGCATAATCCCTTTGAAGACAACGGCATCAAGTTTTTCTCCGCCGAGGGCACCAAGCTGCCGGATGAGGTTGAGCTGGCGATTGAAGCGGCGCTGGATCAGCCATTGCAGGTAATGCCATCAGCCGGTCTGGGCAAAGCCAAGCGCATCACCGATGCTGCGGGCCGCTATATTGAATTCTGCAAGAGCACCTTTCCTGCCGCACTGGATTTGCGCGGTCTGCGCATAGTGCTGGATTGTGCCAATGGCGCGACCTATCACGTGGCCCCGCCGGTGTTTCACGAACTGGGGGCCGAAATTGTCACCATCGGCTATCAGCCAGATGGCCTCAACATCAACCTCGACTGTGGCTCTACCCACCCGCAAGCCTTGTGCCGTGCGGTGATTGAGCACAAGGCGGATCTGGGCATCGCGTTTGATGGCGATGGCGACCGGGTGGTGATGGTCGATAGCCAGGGCCGCCTGCTGGATGGTGACCAGTTGCTGTATATCATTGCCATGCAGCGCAAGCAGCGCGGCCGTCTGGAGGGTGGCGTGGTAGGCACGCTGATGACCAATCTGGCGCTGGAACATGCCCTGGCAAAGGCCGATATTCCTTTCCTGCGCGCCAAGGTCGGCGACCGCTATGTGCTGGAACTGCTGAATGAGCAGGATTGGCAACTGGGCGGCGAAAACTCCGGCCATATCCTCTGTCTGGACAAGCATAGTAGCGGTGACGGCATCATTGCCGCCTTGCAGGTGCTGCATGCCATGCGTACCGCTGGCTGCAGTCTGGATACACTAGGCGCAGGCCTGACGCTGTATCCGCAGGTGTTGATCAACGTCAAGGTCGCTGGCAAAGTGGATCTGGCGGCACAGCCTGCTATCCAGCAAGCCGTGGCAGATGCCGAGCAGAAATTGCAAGGGCGCGGCCGCGTGCTGTTGCGCCCATCGGGTACCGAACCCAAAATCCGCGTGATGGTGGAAGGCGAAGACGGTGCGCTGGTGCAGCGTCTGGCCGAGCAGATCGCCGCTGTAGTACAAGCCCAGTTAGCCTGATAGACATGGCCTGGCCGACATGCAGTGCTGCTGC
This genomic window contains:
- the ftsH gene encoding ATP-dependent zinc metalloprotease FtsH — its product is MNNIVKNIAIWVIVALVLMTVFNQFGSKTTADSQVVYSQFIDQVKQGQIAKVTIEGRVLRGVTNEGRKFNTYAPSDPWLVSDLLKNNVTVEAKPDEEPSLLMNIFVSWFPMLLLIGVWVFFMRQMQGGGKGGAFSFGKSKARQLDEASNQTTFADVAGCDEAKEEVSELVEFLRDPTKFQKLGGRIPRGVLMVGPPGTGKTLLAKAIAGEAKVPFFTISGSDFVEMFVGVGAARVRDMFEQAKKAAPCIIFIDEIDAVGRHRGAGTGGGNDEREQTLNQMLVEMDGFEPNSGVIVIAATNRADVLDKALLRPGRFDRQVMVGLPDIRGREQILLVHMRKVPIDADVKADIIARGTPGFSGADLANLVNEAALFAARRNKRTVDMQDFEDAKDKIFMGPERKSMVMREEERRNTAYHESGHAVVAKLLPKADPVHKVTIMPRGWALGLTWQLPEHDRISNYKDKMLEEISILFGGRIAEEIFMHQMSTGASNDFERATKMARDMVTRFGMSDTLGTMVYVDNDQDSMFGRMSAKTVSEATQQKVDAEIRRILDEQYAVARKLLEDNRDKVEAMTAALLEWETIDAEQINDIMAGNAPRPPKVLPTVNRHTASDTGSSGPTATPAPQPAAKSE
- the folP gene encoding dihydropteroate synthase, which encodes MKFICGRYQLDLSRPHVMGIVNVTPDSFSDGGKYSSTELAVAHAIELVEQGADILDIGGESTRPGATPVSLEDELQRVLPVIEQLAKRVDVPLSIDTYKPEVMRVAIAAGADIVNDVRALQEPHALEIVAASNVGVCLMHMQGTPQTMQLEPQYDDVVTEVAGFLQSRLQAAQAAGIAAERITLDPGFGFGKRTVHNIALLQQLPVLQALGYPLLVGLSRKSVLGKITGEDVDSRLYASLAASVIATMKGAAIVRVHDVKATAEALKVVAAVR
- the glmM gene encoding phosphoglucosamine mutase yields the protein MTRKYFGTDGIRGRVGDAPITPDFVMRLGYAAGRVLTGLDSHLAKDAHPTVLIGKDTRISGYMLESALQAGLSAAGVDVLLTGPMPTPAVAYLTRALRAQAGIVISASHNPFEDNGIKFFSAEGTKLPDEVELAIEAALDQPLQVMPSAGLGKAKRITDAAGRYIEFCKSTFPAALDLRGLRIVLDCANGATYHVAPPVFHELGAEIVTIGYQPDGLNINLDCGSTHPQALCRAVIEHKADLGIAFDGDGDRVVMVDSQGRLLDGDQLLYIIAMQRKQRGRLEGGVVGTLMTNLALEHALAKADIPFLRAKVGDRYVLELLNEQDWQLGGENSGHILCLDKHSSGDGIIAALQVLHAMRTAGCSLDTLGAGLTLYPQVLINVKVAGKVDLAAQPAIQQAVADAEQKLQGRGRVLLRPSGTEPKIRVMVEGEDGALVQRLAEQIAAVVQAQLA